From Actinomycetes bacterium, a single genomic window includes:
- a CDS encoding GNAT family N-acetyltransferase — protein sequence MTVVLETERLVVRDWQQPDAERLYDIYSRPDVVRYLGAAPAVMASLAAACERIDRADLRNGSDREAGRPTGWWAVEVRETGVVAGTVALVTVEASTDPDAEVEVAWTLHPDSHGNGYASEAARAVLARGHQAGLTEILALTDPANTPSQAVCRRLGLHLDGTSEAYYGKPLLVWVSRAAT from the coding sequence ATGACGGTCGTGCTCGAGACCGAGCGGCTCGTCGTGCGGGACTGGCAGCAGCCCGACGCGGAGCGGCTCTACGACATCTACTCCCGGCCCGACGTGGTGCGCTACCTGGGCGCGGCACCGGCCGTGATGGCTTCGCTGGCCGCGGCGTGCGAGCGGATCGACCGGGCCGACCTGCGCAACGGCTCGGACCGGGAAGCCGGCCGGCCGACCGGCTGGTGGGCGGTGGAGGTCCGCGAGACCGGCGTCGTCGCCGGCACCGTCGCGCTGGTGACGGTCGAGGCCTCGACCGACCCGGACGCCGAGGTCGAGGTGGCCTGGACGCTGCACCCGGACAGCCACGGCAACGGCTACGCGAGCGAGGCGGCGCGAGCGGTGCTGGCCCGCGGGCATCAGGCCGGGCTCACCGAGATCCTGGCCCTCACCGACCCCGCGAACACGCCGTCGCAGGCGGTCTGCCGCCGGCTCGGGCTCCACCTGGACGGCACCAGCGAGGCCTACTACGGCAAGCCGCTGC